One Methylobacterium sp. 77 DNA window includes the following coding sequences:
- a CDS encoding Crp/Fnr family transcriptional regulator, with protein MRADDYAAIHSALEPVSLKRKQVLVQPDEPLTHVYFMESGVASVVVGTPEGKRIEVGIIGHEGATGLALLFDVDTTPHETFIQIEGEALRIGKSAFCSLIEQRPAFRKLMMRYAHIFQLHTAQTALSHGSFTLEERLARWLLMCHDRVDGNEFPITHEFLSIMLGVHRPGVTTTIHILEGAGMIRARRSRIEIVNREKLRAIAGSSYGVAEGEYRRLITDGVSTP; from the coding sequence TTGCGCGCCGACGATTACGCGGCCATCCATTCCGCCCTCGAGCCTGTGAGCCTGAAGCGAAAGCAGGTTCTGGTCCAACCGGACGAGCCGTTGACCCATGTCTATTTCATGGAGAGCGGGGTCGCTTCGGTCGTGGTCGGCACACCGGAGGGAAAGCGCATCGAAGTCGGCATCATCGGGCATGAGGGAGCGACCGGCCTGGCGCTGCTGTTCGACGTCGATACCACGCCCCACGAGACGTTCATCCAGATCGAAGGTGAGGCACTGCGGATCGGCAAGAGTGCATTCTGCAGCCTGATCGAGCAAAGACCGGCGTTTCGCAAGCTGATGATGCGATACGCCCACATCTTCCAGCTGCATACGGCACAGACCGCCCTGTCGCATGGCAGTTTTACTTTGGAAGAACGGTTGGCTCGCTGGCTTCTGATGTGCCACGACCGGGTCGATGGAAATGAGTTTCCCATCACCCATGAATTTCTCTCGATCATGCTCGGCGTCCATCGGCCCGGCGTGACGACGACGATCCATATCCTCGAAGGCGCCGGCATGATCCGTGCGCGCCGATCTCGCATCGAGATCGTGAACCGCGAAAAGCTCCGGGCCATCGCGGGCTCCAGCTACGGCGTCGCGGAAGGGGAGTATCGCCGCCTGATCACGGACGGCGTTTCCACACCCTAA
- a CDS encoding Crp/Fnr family transcriptional regulator, with translation MKPISHVYFPEPGVVSVVARTLAGERLEAGVIGPEGMTGLAIIHGIERAPNEIFVQIPCRAWRIETDRFAAAIAQSPSLLSYMLRFAHVFSVQVSQTVICNGRFTIDERLARWLLMCHDRSDREDLPLTHEFVSLMLGIRRSGATMGLQRLIKAGGVTAKRGIIGIRDRDVLIEAAGDTYGLPEVEYERVMKRG, from the coding sequence TTGAAGCCGATCTCTCACGTCTACTTTCCGGAGCCCGGCGTGGTGTCCGTCGTGGCGCGGACGCTGGCGGGAGAGCGGCTCGAGGCCGGTGTCATCGGGCCTGAAGGCATGACCGGCCTCGCCATCATCCACGGGATCGAACGTGCCCCGAACGAGATTTTCGTCCAGATCCCGTGCCGTGCATGGCGCATCGAGACCGATCGGTTCGCCGCCGCCATCGCGCAGAGCCCGAGCCTCCTGAGCTATATGCTGCGGTTCGCCCATGTTTTTTCCGTTCAGGTGTCACAAACCGTCATTTGCAACGGACGTTTCACGATCGACGAGCGCCTCGCGCGCTGGTTGCTGATGTGTCACGATCGCTCCGATCGCGAGGATCTTCCCCTCACGCACGAATTCGTCTCGCTGATGCTCGGAATTCGGCGTTCCGGTGCCACGATGGGGCTTCAGCGTCTCATCAAGGCCGGCGGCGTCACGGCCAAGCGCGGGATCATCGGCATTCGCGACCGCGATGTCCTGATCGAGGCGGCCGGAGATACCTACGGGCTCCCCGAGGTCGAGTACGAACGCGTCATGAAGCGCGGATAG